TCAGAATTCAGAAAGACTGTTTTGTCCGGTCGTTTGATTTGACTTTTTATACATTAGTTATGAAATAAACTAACAGGAttataatcaaattttattcGGTTGGGTTCTGTTTTGAGTTTCCAGCAAACAAAGTTCcgtaattcaattttatttttatttgttttcattttcaatatatttaaaacaatatagaactgaaaagagttttttttttgggtgggGGCCTGGGAGAGGTGGTGGTGGTTCGAGAACTCAATGGTGGTAATATGATAATCAAAATAAGTTAAATTTAACAGTTTCACAGATGAGTTACGAAATAGTAATATGATAATCAGTTCTTTTGTCGATCATTTATCATACAGTCTTTAGAATTTTGGTTATAGTTTGTTTGCGTACAACCGAATTGCAAAAATCTTTAGAATTTTGATACACGTTATTTgcatcttctttttttcctttagcTATACACGTCAAAACGAATACTGGGTTAAGGATGGAAAAGAGTAGGAAACTCTTGGCAAATTTCTAGGAAAAGCCACTTGTGGTCCAACATTTTAAGTAACTAGAGGCAATGCCTTATGGACAAAATTCTGGtttcatttcaatatttttgttagggttattgtagttgtgaattttgcgttttgagttatttttcaagttttttttattgttataaggttagagttgtgatgataaATTGTGTATGTATTGTTCTCCACTTACGAatgactaaactgtgttagtaatgtgattgatatagttcgtgttgttgtttgttgtgtAACTgaaacttattgtttgtttgtctttttaatttgtttcttgtatggttgagagtacataaattatgttaaagttgttgagagtaccttttatttctgaatattttttcttcagtttagtcgtgtaagttgtgtgtattaactGATAATTTTTATCATctttattatgtttgttatatgtttttattttatttttaaacttgttgctcttaccggacctttaaaacaaatacatgaagacttgtagaaaaaactataaaatgagtgcaGTTCTGAGTATTTGAGCTTTAATGAGTTTCaaacgaatttatgtatttctcataagaagacaatagcattggcctgttgacattgagcatgtaaactatttttataagacaagaggagtgagcaggtggagctGTTGTTGCCGCATTTGTGTCTGTCgagattgtctcttgtatctcttgttgtggctgtgtttgtttatctcttatttgatgggtaatatgtaaacaaaaatcgttgttagttgtatttatcagagttcatAACTTAttctgcttttttgtttaggtaatttcactgatcttggttgtcgtcttcgtatTCCtcgttgcgaaagtaagtttgtaaattattaaatagctggccgtatagtttgtatttgtttagatgactcgatgtatgtgtcgttgcgaaagtaagtttgtaaattgttaaatagttggctgtgtagtttgtatttgtttaactgactcgatgtatgtgtcgttgagttttagttgaggtgattggtttggtatatttattttgaagtttatttctaagattagacaaaaaagagaggtgatcattaatgattcgtctttttttggaattctagtttttggtgttttgattgtttgggttgttgtggtttcttttaagcagtaaaataaaggtttgtgtataattagtttgataagtaaaggagataaatagacgaccacatattttgggtatgaaatatttttgattattgatgttagcacaatatagataataatataaagggaattgtgtgttgattgtttcttacggatcaatgaggagacatataacgactcgagttgtttctttgctaAGGTCAGAGCCTTGGAAAGAATggatttgcccaaccacatctgcgagtttaaatatcagttatgataacgaaacatattataaacccatatgcaatatgataatatacctgagagttctaggtttgtgttcgcaatcacttggaaatTGTCAAACAGTCTAATtatgaattttgcgttttggattgatcattgtttttcaagttttttattgttttagggttagagttgtgatgatgaactgtgtatgcactgttctccactcatgaaggactaaactgtgttagtaatgtgattgatatagttcgtggtgttgcttgttgtgtcactgagacttattgtttgtttgtctttttaatttgttacttgtactgttgagattatataaattatattaaggttgttgagagtaccttttgtttctagatattttttctgtagtttagttgtgtaacttctgtgtattaagtaataatttgttttattcttattatgttggttatatATTTTCCTATGTTTACACTTGTTGCTTTTActggacctttaaaacaaatacatgaagacttgtagaaataactataaaatgagtgacaattagtatttgGTCCTTAATGGGTTTTAAACGAATACATGTATTTCTTATAAGAAGATAATAGCATTGGTCTGTTGACATTGAGCATGTAAACTATTTtaataagacaagaggagtgagcaggtggagatgttgttgccgcctttgtgtctATTGGGATTGTTTCTTGTATCTCCTAGTgtggttgtgtttgtttctcttttatttgatgggtaatatgtaaacaaaaatcattgttagttgtatttatcagagtttgtaacttactctgcttttttgtttaggtaatttcactgatcttggttgtcgtcttcgtcttcttcgtaagcatctgcgaaagtaagtttgtaaattgttaaatagctggtcgtgtagtttgtatttgtttagctgactcaaagtatgtgtcgttgagttttagttgtgTTGATTGGtttgtaatatttgttttgaagtttttttgtaaaattagacaaaaagagaggtaatcattaatgattcgtcttttttgggattctagtttttaGTGTTTGGGTTACcgtggtttcttttaagctgtattagattgataagtaagggagataaatagactaccacaaatcttgggtaggaaatatttttgattattgatgttagcacattatagacagtaatataaagggaattatgtgttgattgtttcttacagatcaatgaggagacggataacgactcgagttgttttTTTTGGTGAGGTCAGAGCCCTGGACAGAACGGATTCGTCCAACCACAtttgcgagtttaaatatcagttatgatattgaaacataatataaacccagatgcaatatTATAATATACATGGAAGTTTGTGTTCGTAATCACTTGGAGAATGTCGAACAGTCTAATCTTGACTGGaaattgatctcaggagcagtcgtgatgacttcatcaataatggttagtgagatgaaacaaatgaagaatggatgatcagttatcttgtacaaGCTTGAGaacctagcaacctcaaaacgatcaactttcacaatggaacttGCTTTCAAAAATGGTCTTTAATGATTAGCACGTTCGACaggagtaaacccatgaatcatagaatatgcaaataatgttattcaacaaagaatcaggaaatcaattaaaacaattatgttaaataagtgtgatagattgaatattaacttaccttttcatcaaggaagataaccgtgattcccacaaactccctatctttcttgaagttcagggaatcccataaGCGGAGGAAGTCAGaagctatgctctgactactacgaccaagaccgagagactcgaaggttgagtgatgGACGCCGGGAAgccggtttgaggaactggagaggcagagagaaacattttctagaagatggttacagctaagaagaatcaatgagttttgtggagatacaaattgggttcatcaaagatgagaatcatatatatagggtttacagaggggctacaaatcaggaacatttatgatcaagcaaTTTAAGATGGAGACATGAAgggttcaccggtgaaaaaatatattacgaACAAACACACGTCGCAACTATGTAAttcagacttgtttgagacaatgatgaaaagaactcgaactcatgttaaacgacgaCAGTTTGCAATAtggaaaactataattgttgcaaacttgagctttttttttttcatataacgtgatgaatcccttttaaaaataaaacctaTAATACACTTGTAAACCCGACCCTCggaggaagccgaagaagcaaaAGCTTCCAAACTTGATAAATATTGGTGTTTATATTTCAATAACCCGGGTAGTAATCCATTTCTAAATCATTACTTTAAGTTTTCTCGAcaattatcatatatttttatttgggtgTGTCATAATAACTCATTAGTAAATAACGCTTTTTCCACGTAAAGTGAAGGCCCAGAAAGCACAAAGTTCCTAGTAGTAAATTTCCACGATTAACAACATTGTACATATCTAatgcaaaaaaacaaaaaaaaaatgtatgtcATCTCGAATGAATCTCAATTTCCTTCGGTCTAAAATTTACATTTCTATTTAATGAGAGAAAAACCTCCATCAGTCCTCACTGGTTCTATCAGCAAAAAGGCTGTTAAAGTTCCAAAAACGTAAGCCGAAAGAATCAGAACATGCGTAAGTGTGTGTGAATCGTTTTGAGCCTTTTATACAGGAGCTTTTGTAAGATCATATCAtggaatatgaaaagaaaaactcAGATCTTTGCGCGTTTTAGCTGTGAGAAGATATCATTAGCTTCTAGCTCTCTTTTGTGCATAATGTTCTTGAAAACTCGTTCCTCAGCTTTCAGCAAAGAATCTCTTAATCTTTTCACATCAGCCAATTTCACAGGCTTCAGTAAGAAATCTTCAGCACCTTCTTCGAGACATCTGAATCCACAAATAGAGAATCAAATATCAGTGATCGTATTCCACAAAGATAATAGCTTTGGATCCACAAAATGGCCAGCTCATAATAATAATAGGCAATCACATTACTAGacttattttttggtaaatgatgGTTTTTTAATAATAAGCAAAAAGCATGTGGGGTGTCTAACACGAGGATGAGATTTATAAATGACCCTACCAAAGATTACgaaaaaaacatatcaaaagAATAGTATTATACAGTTTTGGGGTTATTAACACATCCCCGGCAACAGAATCAAATCTCAAGAGAAGATATTGCTTAGCCTATGATGGATTATTCTTCACTTATTTTGTGGACACAAGAAACAATTtattacttattatatattccTAATATCCTCTAGAAAATTTTGTCAAAGGACCCACGAAAGTAACACCAAATCTTAGCTCGATCACCACCACAGTTGGCCATGATGGTTAAAGTAATAATACTTTTATCATGCAAGTCTCATACGATTGATTATAAACAACGTAATTTGGTCAATACATATCGGCTGactgtatttaaaaaaaaactccaaagtaCAGTAGTTTGATTACTTAAAAGTTACCCTAAACAAAACCCTTTTAATCATCCGAATCTCCTGAAGTAACAAATGCACAAAGTCTAATAGAATTACTATTACTGGTAATTCATAATCTTACATGATTATGAACTTAAACAAAGATTAAGGATCGTGATTAAGATAACAGGAAAACAGAACATACCTATCAATACGAGGCAAGATGTTCTCTGAGGACATAATGACAACTGGAATTTCTCTGAAAGCTGATGATtcctataaaaaaatcaaatttcataaaacaaattaGTACAAAACTTTCATTGTATTTGCTGATATGAGATCGATTGAATGAAACAAACTAGATAAACATACTTTGATCTTCTTAAGTAGTTCATATCCAGTCATCCCAGGCATAGAGTAATCCGTCATTATCAGATTAATCTTGAGAtcctgaaaattttgaaaatcttcAGTACGGAAAGGAtttttaagaagaaaataaaaaagactgCTATCATCAGATGTATTACCTCAAATCCAACTGAGTTGTTGTCTCCATCTAATCCAAGGTATTGCAAAGCTCTTGTCGCGCTATCGACAACAGTAActgaataattaacaaaaaaacacacAGTCAGATTTCGAACATGATTCTACAAAACGAAAACGTTGAACCGAAACATGGCGGTTTACCTTTACACGAAGAGACTCTGAGTAGCCGTTCGATGAACTTCCGATCGACGATGCTATCGTCAACGGCGAGAACATGAAGAAGCTCTGGCGATGCTAAGGAAGAAGTGTTGTTGGATATGTTTAAGGTCTCAGAACGCATAACCTCCGCCATATCAACGATCTCTGGAAACAAAGGATCTCAATAGATAGGGAGAGAGAATATGAGTGTATATATGATTTTGCAAACGTGATGGAGGATTTGGAGTGGAGGTTAGGGATTTATAAGGAAGAgtggaaaaaggaaaaaagagagGGAAATTATGATATCGAGAGAGATCTTTGCATATCTGTGAGATTTTGCATGTACGtagaaaattatttgtttattctGTTTCCAAAGAGTCATATTCAAATCTGGCAAAaccatatataaaataaaatgaaatccTTGGCAATAAAGTTTTCGGGCAAAATGAAATCAAAAGTGATTTGagtttttatattattgtttttctaagaatagtcaAATAATATCCTGAGTGGTGAAAGTAATCTTTGGATATTCTGGAAGGGCAGAAAAAAG
The window above is part of the Brassica napus cultivar Da-Ae chromosome C8, Da-Ae, whole genome shotgun sequence genome. Proteins encoded here:
- the LOC106408933 gene encoding two-component response regulator ARR5, which translates into the protein MAEVMRSETLNISNNTSSLASPELLHVLAVDDSIVDRKFIERLLRVSSCKVTVVDSATRALQYLGLDGDNNSVGFEDLKINLIMTDYSMPGMTGYELLKKIKESSAFREIPVVIMSSENILPRIDRCLEEGAEDFLLKPVKLADVKRLRDSLLKAEERVFKNIMHKRELEANDIFSQLKRAKI